The DNA region TGTACCATTTTGTATCAAACATGTAAACTATCTAAattcacatttttatattatacatttatacTGATTATAAAATGTGGCCccaaaagttaaatatataacccGCAAACAAACTTAAACATTTAACTAGACGCAGAACTTACCGTCTTACGGACTTGAATCTAGTACCTCTAATTGTTGATTAGAAGAGGGGATTATTCTACTAATTATATCTTAAATAAGTCATAAGTAGTACTTAATTCTAagcaataataaataaatgttgattAGATACATCTCAAATAAAACTTTAAACATCCGcctattaacaaatatgaatattttttattatcgttaattaaaatgtgaaataaaCTTCAGTTCTAAACTCAAAGTCTtctaatgttttaaaattagtataatcATATTCACTCCAACTTACaactctgtttttttttttttttttttgtaagtatttaaattttaattgatttaattattagaattttattttaaatttaataaaatcaaattaatttgatagaTAAAGTTATAatgatatgataaaaaaaatgaaaatcgaacataaaataaataagaataatatatctAAACTAACAAAATTCAAGTTTGAAATCCATTCACACTTGCATCTATTCATTTATCTGAAAAAAGAAACTGTTTTCTCAAAGCTTTGAATTCAATTTGACTGAAATCTCTTCCAATTCTAATCCCAATTAAATGGCCTCAGCAGAACAATTAAGACTTTGAGAAACAAATTTATGGGTTTCAAAGTTTGatcattgaaaaagaaaaagaaaaagaaaaatgtctCAAGATTTTTATGTTACAGATatcataaaaagaaaataaaaagattgaGAAACAGTAAACTTTGCAAattacaacaaaaataatagttttcttCCCTCTCAAACATCAAATGATGTGATTCATTAGAGCTTTTTCATCATCTTCTCCCGTCATGCCACCTTCTATCACcatatctattattattaatattattattattatactgaTCTCTTTGCTGATGATCAGGTGAAGAAGAAGCCCAATTTCTTGATGATGGTGGATCTTGCTCAGGCTCCAGCCTATGATGACGACGATCATGACTACTATATCCATAACGATGGTTGTATTCAGCATCAGCCTGACTCATTCTCCTCCgattaagattattattattagtattattattatcataatcgGGTCGACCATTGAAATCTTCTCTTTCCCACCCACCACCATAACCGGCATGCACATTGTCTCTATTTTGAATGTGTTCATATCGACGGTTTGGGCGGTCTCGATCAGCCCCCCATGAATTCTGTGTCTGTGTCTGCATCTGCCATGTTGGCATCATCTGTTTTTGATGATATTGTTGTAAAGGTTCAGATGATGGGTCGATAATAATGTTTCCATAATTATGGGAGTTTGctatattattattcatattcaAGAGATGGTCAAATTGTTGAGGAATAAATGGAGCAGACTGATTTTGATGATGGACCATATTCGAGGATTGAAACACGTTGCTTGAGAATGGATTTCTACTATCTTCTCCACCCCATTGATTCTGCACTAGGAAAGGACATACATAAAAACCAGAACCAGAAACCAACAATATACCCATCCTTAAACAACAGCAACCAACCATAATGAAAGTTTATCGGGTTTTTTGTTCTCGACCCTCCCTAGGTCGAGGCCATCTAGGGCCACCCAACCcgaactttttataattttaaaataaagtcgTTTAGGGTATCCCAACTGTCATTTTACTTCTTTGAAGTCCAAGGGGGCCTCTTTATTGGTATTGCAGAATCAAATTTATACAATACCCATTTCAAATTACACCTTCATGGAAATGTCATCAAATGaaacctttttttatttaaggaaggaagtgatatatatatatatatatgatcgaGCCTATatggtatatttattttaaacatttttttatgttttgaataattataatttgtatccTTGTTCGATctaggttatttgaatttaaactcaaataaacatcattcaaatcatcaaccaatatatgaaataaaatatatactgaACAAGGTTATTATGAAACAACCCTAGATCGAACAAggcataaaacataaaaaaaaaaaaagcaatttCCAAATAGGCTCGATATTTGATAGGTTAAAAGTAAAAGTTAATAGTACAAAAATATGTGCGAAGATGACGCACCGTTACAGGCTCGCTGGAAGGAGTTGGGGATGGAAGTGAAACCGGAAGAATACTATTGCCACTTCTGCCCAAACCAGTCGGGGTAGGGGAAGACACAGTTGGGGCAGCAGCAGCCCTACGAGCTTTTATCATATCAAGAACTCTCACAGTTTCTTCATTTGATATCCCACTTTGGCCAGACGTCAATGCAAAAACCAAATCAGGGGTTTGTAACAAAACCTCAAGCAAGTCATAGTCTGGCTCTGCCCCTGACGATCTCGAATTACTAATACTACTATTATTACCGGTTAATGCAAAAGCTGATGCTAAAGCAGACACCATTTCGTTCAGATCAGAAGAAGGTCGAGAAGAATCAATCATTGCTACTGTTTCAGATACTGCTGTTTCTTCTTCTACTACTATTGCTACATCATTGTCTGGTAGCTGTGTAGATGGTATTTCAGGTGTAAGACTGTCATCATAATCCATTTCCATGTCCCATGGTTCTTTAGGGTTTGGTGGTATTTCATGGGAGGCAGAATAAATGGTTTCTCTTTCACGACGGTTTCGGTTTGTTTGAAACTCTACCTCCTTGCTGTCTTCTCCCGTACCAAATCTCCATGCAGTATTCATCCTTACTTCTGCATACCAAAATGGTCCCATCAGGAATTGATAAAGAATAAACAAATTGGCTTGATTTTAAAGACTTTATACAATTTGTGCTGGCTTTACACATCATCAATTTCTTGAGCACACAAACGAGAAACTGGCAAGCAATATCTTGCTCTTGCTCAtgatcataataaaaataaggatTACATCTCaagtaatataaaaaaagtttgtATCGCCATTAATTTCAATGCATATAAACAATTTACAACACATACTAGTATTAATGTTTCGTCCACTTGGATGAAATCAATAGCATACACAGATCAAACGAATTCTCTCGTAACAGGACTATCTACAACTAACTTGTAAtaaactacttttcttgatttGAATGAGTGGGAGATGAAGATTCATGCCTATTATACAAGAGTTCATCTTCTTCACTAGAAGTAGTAATATGTAACAAATTTCTAACTCAACTCTGAAAAAACTAGGTTTTGTTAGCGTATAAAAGAAGACTATAGTCGTAGATTCCCTATTGTTCATTTCAATTTGATTCGACTGGACTTTGTTTTTgggattttttatatatatggcTAAATCGAGGAAATTCTGACAAGGGGAGACAATTTAGCGGTTAAGTCAGATTAAGCTCCTAGAGAATTATCTAGGATTGCACTACTTATGATGTGCTTCATGATTCATAAtcttgttaatatttttattgtctCCTGCAATGCCTGGATTCTGcttcaattgtttttttatgaagTTTAATGATGTTGTCAAGGTCAAACCATACTGCAGAATAACTTGAAAATTTACCATATTACTGGACCTGAACCAATTGACATATTACTGAAACTCATGATAACGGTCAACTTGATAAAAAAGAGCAATATTATCAGAAGACAAAAATTACCCCCTttgaacttttataattttgagcAAATCTCACTCCATAAACTTTTACATCTCCGATGACTTGACAATCCCAAATATTATAAAGGACTAAAAGGTTAACCCTAAATTAGTCAAGATTAAAGAACCCTAACTactattttctttcaaaaaaaacatCTTATTTTCCCTATCTTTCATCTTGCACGCTACAGAACCGACAGATCAGAACTGTGGAAGGAATAACCTAATTTGTGCAGACGTTTTGTGACATATCTCTCCATATACTCTCCCTCAGTAGTGTAAACTATTGCATTATGATCCAGCAGTGTGTCAAGAATCCATTTTAGCATTACATATTCAAGAAGGGTTTATAATATCCTTCTTTTACATTCAGTCCAAGCAGCTACTTCTTCTTACTATGCAATCCCAAAGTGACATCTTagaatatttcattcatactttttatttttggaataaAATTCAAAGCTCTCTAATAGGTGCATCTTCATTCTCTTGACCAATGATTAAGGGCTAACAAAACATTCAAAGTTATAGCAAAACATTTtgctttcattttcaaattatttgtaGAGAAACAACATTAACAAAGATCCTCTTCCTTTCTTACTGaaaataatagtgtttttttaAGACGATTAAAACATCTGAATTTGGCCACAGGAAAAATATTTACAgttcttttgtttgaatttaggAAGCACACGACTCCCACAGTCATGGACCCCactttaatttaagttaatttcCCATAAGAGAATAAAATGAGATCAGGCAAAAGGAAATAGGATCTGCAGTACAGTGTGGTAGTATTTAACCCTCAGCCctgtaaaagaaatatttagtaaaatatttcTTCACCAAAATATCTATGCTTAAGAAACCACCATATGCTGTAGTAAATTTTCAAAGGGCGGCTGTCACTGTACAATATTATTGGCAAACATAAGGCTAGTCAAAGAACACCAAAAGGTACCTGCTGGTGTCAGCCATGGTATCTGCATTCTTTTGCGCTTCTTCAATTGAGGTTCATTTTGATCTAAACTCAACTTGTCCTCGTTTTGTACTTCCTGAGTAGGAGGGTTTGTAGGAAGCATTTCAGGCAAAGGTTGCTTTTGTTCATCAGTTCTAAGTGGTATCAAAGGTATTGATTCTGAAGAAGAAGTGTCGACCAGAAAGGAGGAACATTTAGATGGAGCTTCTTCAGCCTTTGTCTGAGGCCCGTCATTGGAAGCTACGACACTTTTTCCATATTTGTTTCGTAAAAAATGAGCACGCATTTTTgctttttgaatgtcatctgcTGACAATGGACGGCTCTGGTTTTTTTGTGTAGACCTTGCATTCTGAATGTTTCTCCCTGCCAATTTCTGTCCAGGATGTTCTACCAAAAGGACCTTCCTCCGCTCCTTAGTTTCTATGAATCACTTAAGGAAATGAACCGGTTGTTTTTCCATACATATGTTACATTATTTAACTTCAAACCAAAGTATGAGGAATTAAACCCTGGATGACACCCATTTTATATTACAACTACCATTAAGCTCCAccacaaaaagaaagaaaaattatatataatgtcttTAGCCTTGGGGGTAGCACTAAGATATAAATTTAGTTACAATTTTTTTCTGGACATaactaacattaaaaaaattgcaGAAAAATCCAAGGATACGATATGAAGATATACCCAAGCAAAGCTTCTTGTTAGAATCATCTGTGGACGAAGTGAGCAGTTTCAGAGGCTCCAATTTCCTGTACAAGAGGAAAGTAGTTAGTATATATAAGGGGAAAACATGAGCTCACTTGAATCCAGGAAGCCACAAAATGACATTGGGTCCACAGAATGTTTACCTTAGTTCTGAGCTCTCAGACAAGGGAACAAGTGCATCTTCCTGcaggaaaagaaaagaaaaatctgAATAAGGGTTCGGCACTATAAGACGAGATACAAATAGCACCACTTCTTTAACAACATACTTTTATTGCTTGTGCTTCCCAGGACTCATCATCCATGACTTCTTCAATACTGCACAATAGAGAGAGCAAGATTTAACTTATCAAATAAAGACATGTATATCAGAAGTGCttattgttatattatattttcttgaGTGGGTTCAAGGCAGAAAACAAGAAATAGAAATAAGACGCTTATCGTACCTCTTCTTTAACAGTACCTCACTCTCTACATCTGCTACAGATTTTGAACCATTAACTTTTCTCAATGACCGACTTCTTGCAAAAACTTTGCTCCATCTAGCTAGCAGAACTCGTGCCCTGTTTGAAATGACTGATCTTCATATCAGATAAATGAGAACCATCATAACAAGAAATGAAAACATGACCACAAA from Impatiens glandulifera chromosome 5, dImpGla2.1, whole genome shotgun sequence includes:
- the LOC124937772 gene encoding homeobox protein LUMINIDEPENDENS; this encodes MVSEEYQLGLVVRNTPMTSFQDLMDTQKELLCLQINELQNVVLSQCELTGVNPLSEEMAAGSLSIKIGKRPRDLLNSKAVKYMLSVFSIKDAVSKKESRDIGALLGITATQVREFFTNQRSRVRKFAGLSREKAIRVAKVNEQQNGVLGSSEPQMPINPVPLNTIVPLASEEPSCSTQPEAIGLNDLEKSFVEKIFMLMRIEETFSGQVKLLEWILQIENSMILLWFLNEGGVMILATWLSLAAIEEQTSILQTILKVLCHLPVNKALPVHMSAILQSVNGLRFYRATVISNRARVLLARWSKVFARSRSLRKVNGSKSVADVESEVLLKKSIEEVMDDESWEAQAIKEDALVPLSESSELRKLEPLKLLTSSTDDSNKKLCLGISSYQTKERRKVLLVEHPGQKLAGRNIQNARSTQKNQSRPLSADDIQKAKMRAHFLRNKYGKSVVASNDGPQTKAEEAPSKCSSFLVDTSSSESIPLIPLRTDEQKQPLPEMLPTNPPTQEVQNEDKLSLDQNEPQLKKRKRMQIPWLTPAEVRMNTAWRFGTGEDSKEVEFQTNRNRRERETIYSASHEIPPNPKEPWDMEMDYDDSLTPEIPSTQLPDNDVAIVVEEETAVSETVAMIDSSRPSSDLNEMVSALASAFALTGNNSSISNSRSSGAEPDYDLLEVLLQTPDLVFALTSGQSGISNEETVRVLDMIKARRAAAAPTVSSPTPTGLGRSGNSILPVSLPSPTPSSEPVTNQWGGEDSRNPFSSNVFQSSNMVHHQNQSAPFIPQQFDHLLNMNNNIANSHNYGNIIIDPSSEPLQQYHQKQMMPTWQMQTQTQNSWGADRDRPNRRYEHIQNRDNVHAGYGGGWEREDFNGRPDYDNNNTNNNNLNRRRMSQADAEYNHRYGYSSHDRRHHRLEPEQDPPSSRNWASSSPDHQQRDQYNNNNINNNRYGDRRWHDGRR